The Methanomassiliicoccales archaeon DNA segment TCAGGAACGAAAAAGACCAGAAGTGCGGGCACCGGGATTCGAACCCGAGTTCGAAGCTTGGGAAGCTTCAGTCCTAACCACTAGACTATGCCCGCCTGAGGCTACTACAATACCGCGCAATTTTAAAGTTTTTTCCCATCGCCTGGATGAAGGTCGACCATCAGTTGTTGATGGATTTCAGAAGGTTCTCCAGCTCGGAGATGATCCGGTATATTACGGTCCTGCCGTGCATAGGTATGTTCGGGTCGTTAGCTAGGTCGTCCAGCTTGCCTATGGCCCCGGCCACGCGCACGTCCATGGCCTCCCCGTCCTGGTTCAACCGGCCCTTGGCCTCGGTGGCCCCGCGGCGAATGTTACGGGGAACGGAAGTGTCCTCCGACAACTGGTCCAAGACATCGATTACCTGATTGAGTCTCTGTTTAACATCGTATCCCATGAAATCACCATCCTTTAGCATCACTGAGATGCGGTCCCCCCTCACTCGGAGTCGAACTTCAGCTCCCCCTTCTCCTTGAAGGCAGCTACCACCATGAGGGTCTTGGTGTCCTTGACGCCATTGATGCGGGACAGCTCTTCCACCAAGAATTTCTTGAGTTGAGTGTAGTTCTTGAACTTGGCCTTCACTACTATGTCGGTGTCCCCGGTAACCAGGAACACGTCTATGGCTAGCTTGAGCAAGGAAACGTTCTCGCATACCTCGTCAGCATCCTTGGTTTCGACCTTTAGGGTGATGATGGCGGTAACCTCATCTTCACCGTAGTATGAGGACATTATCGAGTCGTTCTCGCTCTGTTGCATGCACAACCCTCCTCGGACGCTCAGGATCGACCGATCACGCGGTCATGCTGGATTAGTCGCAGTGAAAAAATCGGAAGGAATCACATCGCGGTCTCGAATTCCTCTTGCAGGTCGATGATGACCTGTTCCAAGACCTCTTCCAGGCTGCTGCTCTGGTATTCCCGGAGGCCTCCGAGCTCGCTTTGCACCCGTGCCACGAAATTGTTGTTGTCTTTCAGGAACTCAACATTGCAAAGAGACTCTTCCATAGTCATTCACCCCAGTCCAACATCACGTGAGCGTTGGTCTGTTTTGGCGAATGCCCGGTTCCATATATAATGATTGCCTTAGGGCATTTTTCAGCCATCCAGCCCTCTGGATTGATATATATATTAAAATATTATTATAATTTAATGCATATTACAGATTCTTCTCCATGAAGTACGCCGGCCGGTCCTTGCCGAAATAGTTGGCTACGTCGCCCTTCTTGGTGAACCCGTATCCCTCCAAGGTCGGCAGGGCCTCGCTCTGCGGCTCCGCTTCCAGGGTGATCTTCACCGTCCCCGCCCATCGGGCCGCCCCTTCCGCCGCCTTGAGCAGCTCTGGCGACAATTGGCCTACCACGAGCAGGACCCGGCTCTTGCCCCCCTCGCCCTCATGATAGAGCACCATGGCCGAGCCCCCGGCCATATGGATAGTGAAGTCAGGGGCGGTCATGAAGATCTCCAGGGCGGAAAGGGAGAAGGACGGCCCGCCGAGCAGGTTCGGCTTGCCCTCTATCCCCTTCAGATCGCTTAGCTTGGCCTCCTTGACCTTCATGCCTCATCCCTCCATGTGCTTGACCATCATGTCCGCGTCCGCCCCATCCTCGTAATAGCCTCTGAGGCGGGCCAACACCCTATACCCCTGGGAGAGGTATAAGTTGACCGCGGCGGCGTTGTCCGGGCGCACGCATAGCATGACCGTCAAGAAGCCGCCTTCCGCGGCCATCTTCTCCATGGCCTCGATCAGTTCCCGCCCCAACCCCCGATGGCGATGTGAGGGGGAGATGGCCAACGATAGCACCTCGGCCGTCTCGTACCCGGTCGACAGGCGGACCATGGAATAAGCTATCACGGCCCCCTCCTCGATCAACAGGGTACGTACCTCCGGGTCCGACAGAAAGCTCTCGACCAGCTCCTCGGAGAAGCTGTTGAGATCGAAAATCTCCTCCTCCAATGCCATGATCCCCGGCAGGTCACCCCTCCTCGCCAGACGCCTGTGCACGCCTAGGAATCGTCCTCCCGGCTTTATCCATTTGCCGCCGTCCCGACCGAAATCATTTGATACACAGAAGCAGTTCTTCAACAGCCAGGTGCAATGATGACGTCCTTCTCAAGCATCCGCTCGCTGCTGACATCCCCCTGCCTCGAGGGCCAGGTGGCCCTGAGAGGATGGGTGTACCGCACCAGAAGCAGCGGAAAGATAGTGTTCGCCGTGGTCCGCGACTCCACTGGAATCATCCAGGTAACCGTCAAGAAGGGCAATCTGCCCGACGCCCAGTTCGAGGCCGCCGGGGCCGCCTCCATCGAATCGTCGGTAGAGGTGGTCGGCACCATGTACAAGGACGATCGCGCTCCCGGCGGGTACGAGGTCCGAGCGTCCTCCCTAAGCGTCATCGGGGCCGCTCTGCCTTTCCCCATCACTGAGTACCAGAGCGAGGAGCTGCTCTTGGACAACCGCCATTTATGGATACGTTCACGGGAGCAGACCGCGGTCATGAAGGTCAAGGCCACGCTGATGGCCGGCGCCCGGGAGTGGCTGGCCGAGAACGAGTTCACCGAGGTCACTCCGCCCATCTTCACCCAGAACGCCTGCGAGGGCGGGGTCACCCTCTTCAAACTGAAGTACTTCGACCGCGAGGCCTTCCTGAGCCAGAGCGCCCAGATGTACCTCGAGTCGCTGATATTCTCCCTTGAGAGGGTCTATTCCATCACCCCCTCCTTCCGGGCCGAGAAGTCCCGGACGTCTAGGCACCTGACCGAATACTGGCACATGGAACTGGAGGAGGCCTGGGTGGACAACGAGGGCAACATGAAGATCCAGGAGGAGCTGGTCTCGGCCATGGTGACCAAGACCCTCAAGGAGCGCAAGGAGGAGCTGGAGCTGCTCAAACGGGACATCGAGCCGTTAAAGATGGTGCAGCCTCCATTCAAGAGGCTGCGCTACGCGGACATGATCAACAAGCTGAAGGCCAAGGGCTTCGACATCGAGTTCGGGGCGGACCTGGGGGCGGCAGAAGAGAGGGCTATCACCGAAGAGGAGGTCGCTCCGGTCTTCGTCACCAACTTTCCCAAGGTGTGCAAGGCCTTCTACATGAAGGAGGACGAGGACGACCTGCGCACCTACAAGTGCGCCGACCTGCTGGCACCCTTCGGCTTCGGGGAGGTAATAGGCGGTAGCGAGAGGGAGACCGACCTGAACAAGATACTGCAGAGGATGGAGGCCCAGGGCATACCGGAGGACCCGTACCGCTGGTACTTGGACCTGAGGCGCTTCGGCTCCGTGCCGCACTCCGGCTTCGGTCTGGGCGTGGAGCGCATCGTGAAGTGGGTGTGCAACCTGGACCACATCCGGGACGCCATACCGTACCCCAGGACCGTCGCCCGGGTTTACCCCTGAAGGCGCCGGCCCATCTCACAATAAAGGTGATAGGCGTTCTCCAGCTGGTACCTTTCCACATACTCGTCCTTGGCGTGGGCCATGGAAGGACTTCCCGGCCCGCAGACGCTGACCAGGGAGTTCACCGCGGAATACACCGCGGCCTCGGTGGCGTAGGGGACGGCGAAAAGCTCCCCGGCCCCGGCGGCCTGCAGTTCTCTTATGAGCGTCGTGTCCGGCAGGGTCTCGAAGGCCGGAAGCTCGTACTGCATGACGATGTCGTAGTCCTCCCCATCGAGAGTGTGCATGATGCGTTCGCGCACCTCCTTGGCCGTCAGCGGATAGGGGAAGCGGGCGTTGAACTGGGCGTCGCAACGGTCCGGGACGATGTTGTTGCGGGTCCCGCCCTTGATGGTCGAAACGACCAGAGTGAGATCGTCAGTCGGTCCCGAAGGGACGTTGAGCATAGGGGAGAGCTTTTCCAGCAGCCGGGTCATGCGCATGATGGCATTATCCCCGTTCCAGGGCATGCTAGCGTGTGAGGCCACCCCGTGAGCGGTCAGTGTCAACCGGGATATCCCCTTCTCCTTCCAGGCCACCCTCAGGTCCGTGGGCTCTCCGACCAGCACGGAGCTGGCCTTGCGCACCTCCGGCCTCTTGGCCAGGAACTCCGCCCCGGTCATCAGCTCCTCCTCGTCAGTGGTGATGAGCAGACAGAACGGCACGTCCTCCTCCTTCAGCGTGCGTGCGGCAGACAGCATGGCCGCCGCTCCCCCCTTCATGTCCGCCGCTCCCAGGCCGTAGATGCGTCCAGCCTCCACCTCTCCGTCCTCCCTGGTCCAATCCTCCCCCGCGGGCACGGTATCGAGGTGGGCGGCGTAGGCCATTCCCCCTTCACCGTGGGACGCGACCAACGCAGGGCTCTCACGCATACCGCCGACGGTGATGTCCAGGCTCATCTCCTGCAATTTTCCGAGCACCATCTCGAAGAGCTCGTGCTTTCCCTCATTAGTGTCGCTGTGGACACGCAGCATCTCTATGAGGTTACGCACGAGCTCCCTGGGCATGGCATCACTTCCTGTAGAAGGGGGTCTGCACAACCTTGGCCGGCACGGCCTCGCCGCGTATGGATATGGAAAGCTCCGTCCCAACGGCGGAAAGCTTCTGGGGCACGTAGCCCATGGCGATCCCGATCCTCAAGCAGGGGGACATGTTGCCGCTGGTGACCTTCCCCACGACCTTGCCGTTCTGCATGATGTCATAACCGTGGCGCGGGACGCCTCTGCCGGTCAGCTCCATCCCCACCAGCACATCGTACTTATGTTCCCTCTGCAGGATCAGCACATCCCGGCCGATGAAGGCATGGTCCATCTTGACCACCCAGGGCGGCCCGGTCTGCAAGGATGTCTGGCGTCCGTCGAAGTCCGTTCCCGACAGGAGGTAGGCCATCTCCAGGCGCAGGGTGTCCCTTGCTCCCAGCCCGATGGGCTTGACCTTCCCGTCCCCCTCTCCTAAAAGCTTGTTCCATAGCCAGGGGGCGTCCCGGTCCTCCACCAGCACCTCGAAGCCGTCCTCGCCGGTGTATCCGGTGCTGCCGATGTAGCAGCCCACGCCCTGGCCGTTCGACGGCAATAGGTCGGGCAGGAATCTGGAACCCCCTCCGGAAAGGAAGGCGAAGCGCCCCTGGAAGCGCTTCATCTGGGAGAGGTCGATGGAGCATATTCTCTGCAGGACCCCCCGGGCCAACGGACCCTGTACGGCGATGCAGGCCAGGCGGGTAGAGAGGTCCACGATCTCCAATCCTTTGGTGTTGGCCTTAACCCACTCCCGCACGCGGTCCACGTTTGATGCGTTGGGGACCATCAGGTACTGCCCATCGGCGATGTGGTAGGTGATCACATCGTCTATGATCTGCCCGTCGGTGCTCAGCAGGTGGCCGTAGACCGCCTTGCCCACCGGGGCCTTGCTGATAGGATTAGTGAGCAGCCAGTCCAGCTGCTTGGTCACATCGGTGCCGTGGATGAGCAGGTCGCCCATGTGGGACACGTCGAACAGACCGCACTGGCGTCGGACGTGGGCGTGCTCCTCGATGATACCAGAATACTGAATGGGCATCTCCCACCCAGCGAACTCGACCATCCTGGCCTTCTGAGCCAGGTGCTCTTTGTAAAGCGGCGTTCTGTTCATGTGCTCACCCTCTAAAATGACGGCAAATTATCAATAGCTTTCCGTCAGCGCCCGCCCAGGCTCTCCTCCAACCTGGTGCGGACCACCTTGGCCGGTACGTCTGGCAGCGATATGTAGGTGGTGCGCCCGCCGGTCTCCTCGTTGGCCACGCGCGTGCCTACCAACCCCTGGTTGGACAGGTCCTGCAGATAGGACCAGAACATGGTATGCCCCCTGGCCTTCTCCCCGTACTCCTCGACCACTATCTTGTAGACGGCCTCGGCCTCCGGGGTGCGCACGTAGGCCTGGTCCTTTATGGCCCTAGCCACGGACAGCAGCACCATCTTGTGCTGCTTGTCCAGGTCCTCTATCTTGCTCTCGGTGACCACCGAGTAGGTGAGGGCCTTGGCCCCGCGCACGTGCTCCGGCGCCAGATGCTCCGAGCCCTCCTCCTCGGCCAGCATGCCGGCCCGGTCCAGCAGCTCGATGGCGAAGCGGGCGTCCCCGAACTCGGAGGCGATGTCGGCCATGAGGTCCAGGGAGTCCGGGCGCACCGTCCCGGGGAAGAACGCCAGCTCCGTGCGCACCTTCAGTATGTCGGCCAGGTCCCGCACCCCGTACTTGTCGAAGCGGATGGCGTTCGACCGTCGGAAAGTGGACGACGAGGCGGGGTCCAGCATCTCCAGGACGTTCTTCTGGGAGATCATGATGACGGAGAGCGACGGACGGCCGCCCACCACCTCCTCGTCGAAGCGTGTGAGCTGGTAGACGAGGTCGCCAGCCCCCTTGACCAGGAGCACGTCGGCCTCGTCCAGGACCACCACCAGGTGCATCTTGCGCTTCTCCAGGTGCTTGCGTATGGAGCGCAGCATCTCCTCGGTGGAGAACCCGCGGTCGGGGAAGTTCTCGTCGAAGTGCATGACGATGCGGCGAAGGACGGCCACTTCCGTCGGCCGCTGGCGGCAGTTGACTATGATGTAGTCCATCACTCTGCCCCTCTCCTGCGCGGCCTTCATCAGGTCCAGGCAGAAGCGCTTGGAGGTGGCCGTCTTTCCCGTTCCGACGCTGCCGATGAGGAAGGCGGTCTGGGACATGCTGCCCTCTAGCACCGGGCGGAAGAGCATATCGAGCCTCTCCAGCTGCTCCTCACGGTGGCATAGCTTGTCCGGCACGTAATCGAACGAAAGTTTGGATTGGTCCTTGATCAGGCGTGGGTTACGCATATGCATTACCTTCTCATGCGTATGAATCCGAAGCCGAGGGTCATATTCTGCAATCTCATCGGGATGGAAAGGTATGGGCGACTCATAAATTGTTTTACGATGACTATAGAAAGCGTAGGCTTCGCCAACGAACAAAAAAATGAAAAGGTAAATGGTTTGAAGACCTGAGAAGGCTCGGTAACTGGGGACCGGCCCTGTCTGGTCCTGTTCAGCCGAACAGAGCGGAGAGACCGGCGGCGGCCTCTTCCTCGGTAACAGCTGGCTCTTCCTTAGCTTCTTCCTTGGCCGGACCGGCCGCGGCGGCGTGAGCCGGGGCGGCGGCAGCGGCAGGTGCGACGGCAACCATCGCGGAGGCGATAGCCTCATCGATGTTGACACCCTCCAGGGAAGCGGTCAAGGCCTTTATCCTGGATGCATCCGGCTCAACACCGGCGCTCTTCAAGATAGCGGCGACCGCGTCCTCGGACACCTGCTTTCCAGCGGCGTGAAGGACCAAAGCGCTGTATATGTATTCCATTTCCTTACCTCCTCAATCGAACAAAGAGCTCAGGCCAGCAGCGGCTTCCTCCTCGCTGACCTTCTCTTCTTCCTTTTCATTCTTAGCCTCTACGGCCTTGGGTTCGTTCACCGGTTTGGCCGCGGGGACCGCAGCCATTCTGTTTTTGATTCTCTCGTCTTCCAAACCGATGATCGAAGCCAAAGTCATCATTTGCGCGTCCGCCTTCGCAAGGATGGCACCGATGCTGTCCTTGGTGGGGAACGCGCCAGCCACGCTCAAGGCCATCGCTTCGCGATAGGCCTTGGATAGCAAGGGCGTGACAGTCTGAGGCGTAACATAAGCTATAGACAAGCTCAAGCCTAGGGCATTCCTGGCGGCCACTCCCATCATGTTGGTGTAGTAGTCCGCCGGTATGTTCAGGACATCCTTCCCGTACAGCACGCCGCCCTCGAAGGCGGCGCGGAGGTCCATACCCACGATCATGGGCAAGATCTCCAGTTTGACCAGCACCTTGGCGACCTCGTCAGGGACCGGCTCGCCCTTGGGGACGAGGACCTTGTCCTTCTTGACGACGATCTTCCCGGACTCTATGGCCGCGGGGATGCCGGCTTTCTGCAGCTCTCCGATGATGGGGCCGGGCTTGAACGGGGTGTCCCCCGCCTTGACCACGATGTCCTCCGGCGCAATATCTCCGGTCTTAGCCGGAGCCGGGGTCTTCGTGCCCTCCATCTGGCGGAAAAGCTTGAACGGGTTCTCGTCCGTGGTGACGATCGCGCACTGTCCGTCTATGAGCGGCCTCAGCTGCTCCAGGCCCGGCTTCTGCTTGGCTGCTTCGGTGATCGCCAGGTTCATCAAAGTGTTCCTGGTCATGTTCACCTCGGCCTTGCCGCGCAGATTGGCGCGCATGGAGATCATCTGGGCAGCGGGAATGCCGTGCAGATTGACTATGCCGACAGCATGACTGTGGACCATGAGGTCCACCAGCTCCTGCACCCTTTCCTTTTTCCAGCTCGCTACGTGTGCCATGTCTTGGACCTCCTCAAATCACCTTTTCGGAAGGTCCCATAGTGGTCTTGACGAAAGCGGACCGGATGTTCAGGGTACCCTTTTCGAGCTTCAGTCCAATCCTCTTGAAGATCAGCTCGATGTTGTCAGCAATGTCCTCTGGGGTCATGTCCGTGGTCCCGACGACTGTGTGGAAGGTCATATTGTCCTTGCTTCTGATGGACACCGACTTGCGCAGGTTGTCTATCATGGGCTTGGGATCCGCTCCCGGGGGGATGGGCTTGGGCATCTTGCCACGGGGACCCAGTACGATACCCAACCTCTTACCGATGGTGGGCATCAACGGGGCCTCCGCGATGAAATACTCGAACTCATTAGCCATCTTCTTAGCCTGTTTCTTGTCGTCAGCGATGGTGCCGAGCTCTTCCACGGACACAACCCTGTCGGCCACGTCCTTGGCTTTGATCAGCATTTCTCCGCTGCCGATGACACAGACCTTGATGAGCTTACCCCTTCCGTGAGGCAGAACTATGTCCTCCTGTATCCTGTTCTTTGGTATGGACAGGTCCACATCCTTCAGGTTGATGGACAGGTCGACCGTTTGTTTAAAATTGCGCTTTGGAGAATGCTCCAAGGCTTTCTTAACGGCCGTAACAATTCCTTTTTCTGCCAATTCTATCCCTCCTGTAGTTCCAACGAGCCAATGAAGGCTCTCCTACAGTTTGGTGAGACCCCCTAATTACCCTACCATTTATAAAGATATCGTATTAAAAGTAGAAGGAAAATGTTTGCACTGGAAGAGGTTTCAGTCCTTAAGCTGGGCGGCCCACTTGTCGGCCTTGATCTCGGCCTGCATGTCCTTGGCTTCCTTGCCTTCCACGGTTATTCCGCAGGAGACGCAGGTACCAATGACCTCCAGGACCCGCGCCTTCACGTCAACGCCGGTGAGGGAGTCCTGCTTCATGTGGGCGACCTTGACCGCCTGCTTTATGGTGATGTTGCCGGCCTTGCCCACCTTGGGGGCGCCCGCGCCCTTCTCGATCCCCAGCTCTTTGAAGAGCAGGGCGGAGGTCGGGGGCGTTCCTACCTTTATCTCGAAGGTCTTGGTCTTCTGATCGATGATGACCTTGACCGGGACCTTCATGCCGACGAATCCTTTGGTCTTCTCGTTAATCGCGCCTACGACCTGAACGACGTTGATGCCGGTCGGGCCCAAGGCGGGTCCCAGCGGCGGACCGGGGGTGGCCTTTCCGCCATCCACTAACACTTCGATAGTCTCTGACATATTATCATCTCTCCTTCTCGAGGACCCTCACGCTGTCCCCGCGGACGGTGACAGGGATGGGCACGGTGGCCTCGAAAAGCTCGACCGTGATCTCTTCCTTGCTCTCGTCTATCTTCTGCACCCTGGCCTTCTCGCCCTTGAACGGGCCGGCGACCAGTTCCACCACGTCGCCCACGGATATACCGGAGACCAGGGGCTTGGGGGTCAGGAAATGCTCTATCTCCGTCAGCTTGGTCTCCCCCTCGACCAGCCCTTTCGCCTTCCGCACCCCCCGGCAGGTCTCCCTGACCAGGTCGGTGTTCATGGCCTCCATGAACACGTAGCCTTCCAGCTTTCCCGGCGCCAGCATGGCGAATATGCCCTTGTCGCCGCCGGTCTTGACCTTCCCGGCCACGCCGTCCACGACGGCCCTCTCATGTCCGATAGAGGTCTTGAGGATCAGAATGGACTGCATGGTGTTCGCGTAGAAGTCCATGTTGCTGCACTCCACTCCCTCGGCGATGACCTTCATGTTGATCTTGACATCGTCATCCAGGCGCGCTCCGCGAGGGGCTTCCGCCTCTAAAGAGATCTCCTTGCCGCCCAATCCCTCCATGTTGAACTCCACGTCGGGCGGGGTGAGCTTGGCGCTCTCCCACAGCGTGTTGGAATTGGCGTTGATGCTGATGTCCCACTCCGGAGAGTCCTCGCTGCCGTAATCGATGCCCAGGACGATCCTTACCTTGACCTTGCCCGCCTGCCGGAGCTTGAGGACCAGCTTCCAGACGGCCTTGCTGCCAGCGGTTACCCTCTGGGCCTTGTTCTCCCCCGACAGGGTCACAGGACCGTTCCCGCTCTGGGGGATTAGCGTTGATTCTTGACCGTTCATTTACACAGCCCTCTTGAGTTAAATTTACAGGCCGAGCATTCCTGGGACGTATCTAATTATGAGGTAGATGGCGAACCCCA contains these protein-coding regions:
- a CDS encoding AAA family ATPase; this encodes MRNPRLIKDQSKLSFDYVPDKLCHREEQLERLDMLFRPVLEGSMSQTAFLIGSVGTGKTATSKRFCLDLMKAAQERGRVMDYIIVNCRQRPTEVAVLRRIVMHFDENFPDRGFSTEEMLRSIRKHLEKRKMHLVVVLDEADVLLVKGAGDLVYQLTRFDEEVVGGRPSLSVIMISQKNVLEMLDPASSSTFRRSNAIRFDKYGVRDLADILKVRTELAFFPGTVRPDSLDLMADIASEFGDARFAIELLDRAGMLAEEEGSEHLAPEHVRGAKALTYSVVTESKIEDLDKQHKMVLLSVARAIKDQAYVRTPEAEAVYKIVVEEYGEKARGHTMFWSYLQDLSNQGLVGTRVANEETGGRTTYISLPDVPAKVVRTRLEESLGGR
- a CDS encoding 50S ribosomal protein L11, with protein sequence MSETIEVLVDGGKATPGPPLGPALGPTGINVVQVVGAINEKTKGFVGMKVPVKVIIDQKTKTFEIKVGTPPTSALLFKELGIEKGAGAPKVGKAGNITIKQAVKVAHMKQDSLTGVDVKARVLEVIGTCVSCGITVEGKEAKDMQAEIKADKWAAQLKD
- a CDS encoding Lrp/AsnC ligand binding domain-containing protein; this encodes MQQSENDSIMSSYYGEDEVTAIITLKVETKDADEVCENVSLLKLAIDVFLVTGDTDIVVKAKFKNYTQLKKFLVEELSRINGVKDTKTLMVVAAFKEKGELKFDSE
- a CDS encoding transcription elongation factor Spt5, with amino-acid sequence MNGQESTLIPQSGNGPVTLSGENKAQRVTAGSKAVWKLVLKLRQAGKVKVRIVLGIDYGSEDSPEWDISINANSNTLWESAKLTPPDVEFNMEGLGGKEISLEAEAPRGARLDDDVKINMKVIAEGVECSNMDFYANTMQSILILKTSIGHERAVVDGVAGKVKTGGDKGIFAMLAPGKLEGYVFMEAMNTDLVRETCRGVRKAKGLVEGETKLTEIEHFLTPKPLVSGISVGDVVELVAGPFKGEKARVQKIDESKEEITVELFEATVPIPVTVRGDSVRVLEKER
- a CDS encoding UPF0147 family protein, which gives rise to MLKDGDFMGYDVKQRLNQVIDVLDQLSEDTSVPRNIRRGATEAKGRLNQDGEAMDVRVAGAIGKLDDLANDPNIPMHGRTVIYRIISELENLLKSINN
- a CDS encoding 50S ribosomal protein L1; translation: MAEKGIVTAVKKALEHSPKRNFKQTVDLSINLKDVDLSIPKNRIQEDIVLPHGRGKLIKVCVIGSGEMLIKAKDVADRVVSVEELGTIADDKKQAKKMANEFEYFIAEAPLMPTIGKRLGIVLGPRGKMPKPIPPGADPKPMIDNLRKSVSIRSKDNMTFHTVVGTTDMTPEDIADNIELIFKRIGLKLEKGTLNIRSAFVKTTMGPSEKVI
- the asnS gene encoding asparagine--tRNA ligase, translating into MTSFSSIRSLLTSPCLEGQVALRGWVYRTRSSGKIVFAVVRDSTGIIQVTVKKGNLPDAQFEAAGAASIESSVEVVGTMYKDDRAPGGYEVRASSLSVIGAALPFPITEYQSEELLLDNRHLWIRSREQTAVMKVKATLMAGAREWLAENEFTEVTPPIFTQNACEGGVTLFKLKYFDREAFLSQSAQMYLESLIFSLERVYSITPSFRAEKSRTSRHLTEYWHMELEEAWVDNEGNMKIQEELVSAMVTKTLKERKEELELLKRDIEPLKMVQPPFKRLRYADMINKLKAKGFDIEFGADLGAAEERAITEEEVAPVFVTNFPKVCKAFYMKEDEDDLRTYKCADLLAPFGFGEVIGGSERETDLNKILQRMEAQGIPEDPYRWYLDLRRFGSVPHSGFGLGVERIVKWVCNLDHIRDAIPYPRTVARVYP
- a CDS encoding GNAT family N-acetyltransferase codes for the protein MKNCFCVSNDFGRDGGKWIKPGGRFLGVHRRLARRGDLPGIMALEEEIFDLNSFSEELVESFLSDPEVRTLLIEEGAVIAYSMVRLSTGYETAEVLSLAISPSHRHRGLGRELIEAMEKMAAEGGFLTVMLCVRPDNAAAVNLYLSQGYRVLARLRGYYEDGADADMMVKHMEG
- a CDS encoding 50S ribosomal protein L10, whose translation is MAHVASWKKERVQELVDLMVHSHAVGIVNLHGIPAAQMISMRANLRGKAEVNMTRNTLMNLAITEAAKQKPGLEQLRPLIDGQCAIVTTDENPFKLFRQMEGTKTPAPAKTGDIAPEDIVVKAGDTPFKPGPIIGELQKAGIPAAIESGKIVVKKDKVLVPKGEPVPDEVAKVLVKLEILPMIVGMDLRAAFEGGVLYGKDVLNIPADYYTNMMGVAARNALGLSLSIAYVTPQTVTPLLSKAYREAMALSVAGAFPTKDSIGAILAKADAQMMTLASIIGLEDERIKNRMAAVPAAKPVNEPKAVEAKNEKEEEKVSEEEAAAGLSSLFD
- the gcvT gene encoding glycine cleavage system aminomethyltransferase GcvT, with translation MNRTPLYKEHLAQKARMVEFAGWEMPIQYSGIIEEHAHVRRQCGLFDVSHMGDLLIHGTDVTKQLDWLLTNPISKAPVGKAVYGHLLSTDGQIIDDVITYHIADGQYLMVPNASNVDRVREWVKANTKGLEIVDLSTRLACIAVQGPLARGVLQRICSIDLSQMKRFQGRFAFLSGGGSRFLPDLLPSNGQGVGCYIGSTGYTGEDGFEVLVEDRDAPWLWNKLLGEGDGKVKPIGLGARDTLRLEMAYLLSGTDFDGRQTSLQTGPPWVVKMDHAFIGRDVLILQREHKYDVLVGMELTGRGVPRHGYDIMQNGKVVGKVTSGNMSPCLRIGIAMGYVPQKLSAVGTELSISIRGEAVPAKVVQTPFYRK
- a CDS encoding M20/M25/M40 family metallo-hydrolase → MPRELVRNLIEMLRVHSDTNEGKHELFEMVLGKLQEMSLDITVGGMRESPALVASHGEGGMAYAAHLDTVPAGEDWTREDGEVEAGRIYGLGAADMKGGAAAMLSAARTLKEEDVPFCLLITTDEEELMTGAEFLAKRPEVRKASSVLVGEPTDLRVAWKEKGISRLTLTAHGVASHASMPWNGDNAIMRMTRLLEKLSPMLNVPSGPTDDLTLVVSTIKGGTRNNIVPDRCDAQFNARFPYPLTAKEVRERIMHTLDGEDYDIVMQYELPAFETLPDTTLIRELQAAGAGELFAVPYATEAAVYSAVNSLVSVCGPGSPSMAHAKDEYVERYQLENAYHLYCEMGRRLQG
- the rpl12p gene encoding 50S ribosomal protein P1 produces the protein MEYIYSALVLHAAGKQVSEDAVAAILKSAGVEPDASRIKALTASLEGVNIDEAIASAMVAVAPAAAAAPAHAAAAGPAKEEAKEEPAVTEEEAAAGLSALFG